The Naumovozyma dairenensis CBS 421 chromosome 2, complete genome genome segment TATCGTCACAGCTACAGCTACAGCTTCAGCACCGGCTTAAATATCGAGACGAATTCCGTAGATTCTCTATCAAACGAAGTTTAATTAAAGGGCGGAAAGGTGGAAATGACCAGGCAGCAACACCTTACATACATAGTCCGCACGTATTTACGTACATCACGCTTTGTGATTTGCATTCAACTTCTTGTAACGGGATTGTTCTTACTTAATAACATGTTCAAGAAGTAGTAAGTTTGGTGCCTGCAAGTACAAAAACCATGAATGGTTGTTTATTAGACCTCTTCGTAGCTCTGGATACGAGGAGTTCGCACAATAACAGATCCATTTAGTCAGGTAGAAGCATGTTCCACTTAACATTCTGTGCAAAAGATTGCCATTATGATTATGCATCTTAGAATGATGTAAATTTTAAACATAAGAAATGAATCAACTGGGGGGAAAAATTGAGAATTgatataaatgataatgtaCTGAAACATTTCCCAGAATCAAAAGTTTTTCAAAACGTTATCGAAAGTCCTTGTTACTAATTTTGCTAATTACATTTACAAGCTCTAGCTAAGgaaggaaaaattagaCCAATTCATTACATAGCATGCTACTGTTCCTTTTGTactttctttcaatatgCTCAAGTCCTATACTGgctattgaaattaaatctaATTTAACTTTAAATAGAGATTCTTCATTCTCGGGTGGTGTAACAATTGATTATGGTTCCCAATTGATCATGGATGGGTATACCCATGAATTCTATGGTGATTTAGAAGTAGACGGTAACCTTTGTGTGGCTAATACCAAAGCAATGACAAATTTCGGTTTCATAACAAAAGGGAATACTATCACTAATAACGGTAATATCgttcttcaaaattatgCCACTTTTTATAGTGGTGTCCTAGATTGGGAAATGAACAATTTCTATAATTATGGTTACATGCAACTAGGCCAATTCTTCTCAAAAAGTTTAAAATGGACAGTAACTAATGATTTTGTTAACACAGGGAAGTTTTTATTAGTAGTTACACAAGAACTTCAATTAGGAAATAACGTTACTACACTTCAAAATAGTGGGACCATAAATTTATACACCAACTTTTTAACTTCCATCAATTCACCAGTTAAGGGAGGTGGATGTATTATACTTACAAGTACTGTATTATCGATAAACACCTCCAAAGACATTAATGATCAGACATTTTATTTCACAGGTTATAATGTGGATTTAAATGTTGTAGGGAAAAATCCGATCTCCACACCAACTATCTATGGATTTGGTAATACTGAACACAAAATTAGTTTCAATGGATCTGGTGTAGCAACCGTTGATAAAATGAGTTACTCTACCACTACCGGTATTTTATCTGCAACTGTTAATGGAGTAACATACACATTTAACATGGGGAAAGGATATGATGCAAGTAAATTTTCATCTGTATCATATACCTCAACAACCAATAATTATCCTTATATTACATATTCAGGTACTACCCCATCACAGACAGTCCCAAAATTATGTGATACTAATACAGGGTTAACTATTGATGAATGTGTGGCAATTCAAACTCTTCCCAAACCAATtacaacagcagcagcaatACGTGAGTACACAGTTTCTGAAATTGTTTCATATTATTCTACAACATATTCAGATGGGTTTGCTGGTATTGTAACGACAATATCGACATTGTCACATCCATTTTATATCCCAAAACCATATACTACCACAATAGCTTCAGGTAGTTCTACCATATCAGAGGTCATCTCCTTTTATTCAACAACAGTTGGCGGCAGTGCAGCTACTGGAACAAAAATTTCGACAATTCCACCGCCATTTTCAATCCCTAAACCGTACACTACGAAAATTACCACCGGTGGGTCCACAATATCTGAAGTAGTGTCTTTTGCCTCTACCCAAGTTGGTGGTAAACCAGCTACCGTTACTAGTATTTCCACTATTCCACCACCATTTTCAATCCCTAAACCGTACACTACGACAATTACCACCGGTGGGTCCACAATATCTGAAGTAGTATCTTTCGCTTCTACACAAGTTGGTGGTAAACCAGCTACCGCTACTAGGGTTTCCACTATTCCACCACCATTTTCACNNNNNNNNNNNACAACGATTACTACAGACGGAACCACTATCTCTGAAGTAGTATCTTTTGTCTCTACCCAAATCAGTGGTAAACCAGCAACTGTTACTAGTGTCTCCACGATTCCACCACCTTTCTCACTGCCTGCTCCTTATACCACAACGATTACTACAGACGGAACCACTATCTCTGAAGTAGTATCTTTTGTCTCTACCCAAATCAGTGGTAAACCAGCAACTGTTACTAGTGTCTCCACGATTCCACCACCTTTCTCACTACCTGTCCCTTATACCACAACGATTACTACAGACGGAACCACTATCTCTGAAGTAGTATCTTTTGTCTCTACCGAAATCAGTGGTAAACCAGCTACCGTTACTAGTGTCTCCACGATTCCACCACCTTTCTCACTGCCTGCTCCTTATACCACAACGATTACTACTGACGGAACCACTATCTCTGAAGTCATTTCCTTTGCCTCCACTGAAATTAGTGGTAAAAAAGCTACCGTTACCAGTATATCTACCATTCTACCATCTTATATAGCTACatctattgaagaaagttTAACAACCTCAGA includes the following:
- the NDAI0B00680 gene encoding uncharacterized protein, encoding MLLFLLYFLSICSSPILAIEIKSNLTLNRDSSFSGGVTIDYGSQLIMDGYTHEFYGDLEVDGNLCVANTKAMTNFGFITKGNTITNNGNIVLQNYATFYSGVLDWEMNNFYNYGYMQLGQFFSKSLKWTVTNDFVNTGKFLLVVTQELQLGNNVTTLQNSGTINLYTNFLTSINSPVKGGGCIILTSTVLSINTSKDINDQTFYFTGYNVDLNVVGKNPISTPTIYGFGNTEHKISFNGSGVATVDKMSYSTTTGILSATVNGVTYTFNMGKGYDASKFSSVSYTSTTNNYPYITYSGTTPSQTVPKLCDTNTGLTIDECVAIQTLPKPITTAAAIREYTVSEIVSYYSTTYSDGFAGIVTTISTLSHPFYIPKPYTTTIASGSSTISEVISFYSTTVGGSAATGTKISTIPPPFSIPKPYTTKITTGGSTISEVVSFASTQVGGKPATVTSISTIPPPFSIPKPYTTTITTGGSTISEVVSFASTQVGGKPATATRVSTIPPPFSXXXXTTITTDGTTISEVVSFVSTQISGKPATVTSVSTIPPPFSLPAPYTTTITTDGTTISEVVSFVSTQISGKPATVTSVSTIPPPFSLPVPYTTTITTDGTTISEVVSFVSTEISGKPATVTSVSTIPPPFSLPAPYTTTITTDGTTISEVISFASTEISGKKATVTSISTILPSYIATSIEESLTTSDVVSSSSVTETDGKDITGTFKTTIASPGKSSSFHPASTSIEDIEITYVTITIYLHTTHITSEVLIPFVGTARETLSSEVRTFIVSGGADTQ